A window from Theropithecus gelada isolate Dixy chromosome 1, Tgel_1.0, whole genome shotgun sequence encodes these proteins:
- the FAM43B gene encoding protein FAM43B, whose amino-acid sequence MLPWRRNKFVLVEDEAKCKAKSLSPGLAYTSLLSSFLRSCPDLLPDWPLERLGRVFRSRRQKVELNKEDPTYTVWYLGNAVTLHAKGDGCTDDAVGKIWARCGPGGGTKMKLTLGPHGIRMQPCERGTAGGSGGRRPAHAYLLPRITYCTADGRHPRVFAWVYRHQARHKAVVLRCHAVLLARAHKARALARLLRQTALAAFSDFKRLQRQSDARHVRQQHLRAGGAAASVPRAPLRRLLNAKCAYRPPPSERSRGAPRLSSIQEEDEEEEEDDAEEREGGAPQHERPEVLSLARELRTCSLRGVPAPPPPAQPRRWKAGPRERAGQAR is encoded by the coding sequence ATGCTGCCCTGGAGACGTAACAAATTCGTGCTGGTGGAGGACGAGGCCAAGTGCAAGGCGAAGAGCCTGAGTCCGGGGCTCGCCTACACGTCGCTGCTCTCCAGCTTCCTGCGCTCCTGCCCGGACCTGCTGCCCGACTGGCCGCTGGAGCGCCTGGGCCGCGTGTTCCGCAGCCGGCGCCAGAAAGTGGAGCTCAACAAGGAGGACCCGACCTACACCGTGTGGTACCTGGGCAACGCCGTCACCCTGCACGCCAAGGGCGACGGCTGCACCGACGACGCCGTGGGCAAGATCTGGGCTCGCTGCGGGCCGGGCGGGGGCACCAAGATGAAGCTGACGCTGGGGCCGCACGGCATCCGCATGCAGCCGTGCGAGCGCGGCACCGCCGGGGGTTCGGGGGGCCGCAGGCCGGCGCACGCCTACCTGCTGCCGCGCATCACCTACTGCACGGCGGACGGGCGCCACCCGCGCGTCTTCGCCTGGGTCTACCGCCACCAGGCGCGCCACAAGGCCGTGGTGCTGCGCTGCCACGCTGTGCTGCTGGCGCGGGCGCACAAGGCGCGCGCCCTGGCCCGCCTGCTCCGCCAGACCGCGCTGGCGGCCTTCAGCGACTTCAAGCGCCTGCAGCGCCAGAGCGATGCGCGCCACGTGCGCCAGCAGCATCTCCGCGCGGGGGGCGCCGCCGCCTCGGTGCCCCGCGCCCCGCTGCGCCGCCTGCTCAATGCCAAGTGCGCCTACCGGCCGCCGCCGAGCGAGCGCAGCCGCGGGGCGCCGCGCCTCAGCAGCATCCAGGAGGAGGacgaagaggaggaggaggacgacgCGGAGGAGCGAGAGGGAGGAGCCCCCCAGCACGAGCGGCCGGAGGTGCTCAGCCTGGCCCGGGAGCTGAGGACGTGCAGCCTGCGGGGCGTCCCGGCGCCCCCACCGCCCGCTCAGCCCCGCCGCTGGAAGGCCGGCCCCAGGGAGCGGGCGGGCCAGGCGCGCTGA